The Microbaculum marinisediminis genomic interval CTGATCGTGCCGATCGCCATGGAGGACGGTCTGCGCTTCGCCATTCGCGAGGGCGGCCGCACCGTCGGCGCCGGCGTCGTATCCAAGATCATCGAATAGCGGCAGGCCCGTGGGATTAGGAGTGTAGCTCAACTGGCTAGAGCACCGGTCTCCAAAACCGGGGGTTGGGGGTTCGAGTCCCTCCACTCCTGCCAATCCAAGAAACGGGCACGATGACCGGCTTGGCCGGGCGAAACACGAACAGGTCATGGCGAAAACGAACCCCTTCGAGTTCATTCAGCAGGTCCGCGCCGAAGGGCGCAAAGTGACCTGGCCGAGCCGTCGCGAGACGATGATCACCACCGTTATGGTGTTCATCATGGTCACGCTCGCCAGCCTTTTCTTCCTGGCGGCGGACCAGATCCTGGCGTTCGGCGTCGGTTTCCTGCTCGGAACTAGCTGAGAGGAGCAGGACCCATGGCCATGCGCTGGTACATCGTCCACACCTACTCGAACTTCGAAAAGAAGGTCGCCGAGGCCATTCGAGAGAAGGCTGAGGCCACGGGTCTTGCCGAGAGGTTCGAGGAAATCCTCGTGCCGACCGAGAAGGTCGTCGAGGTGCGGCGCGGCCGGAAGATCGACACGGAACGCAAGTTTTTTCCCGGTTATGTCCTGGTTCGTATGGACATGACCGACGACGCATACCATCTGATCAAGAACACCCCGAAGGTCACTGGCTTCCTGGGAGCCGACAACAAGCCGACGCCGATTTCCGACGCAGAGGCTCAACGGATCGTGCAGCAGGTGCAGGAAGGCATCGAGCGGCCGAAACCGTCCGTGCATTTCGACATCGGCGAGCAGGTGCGCGTCGCCGACGGTCCGTTCGCCTCCTTCAACGGTGTCGTCGAAGAGGTGGACGAGGAACGGGCGCGGCTCAAGGTGGCCGTGTCCATTTTTGGCCGGGCGACCCCGGTGGAGCTGGAGTACGGGCAGGTCGAGAAGCTTTGACCTGCTTTGGATTGTGGGAGATCGGGGCGGCTGCCAACCGTCCATGATCGGACCACGCAACGCCAACGTCGTCGCGATGCGCGGCGCGGAGAGGTGAGAGAATGGCAAAGAAGATTATCGGCTACCTGAAGCTTCAGGTTCCGGCGGGTGCGGCAACGCCGTCGCCCCCGATCGGTCCCGCGCTCGGCCAGCGCGGTCTGAACATCATGGAATTCTGCAAGGCGTTCAACGCCCATACGCAGGAGATGGAGAAGGGCGCGCCCTGTCCGACGGTCATCACGATCTATCAGGACAAGTCCTTCACCTTCGAGGTCAAGACGCCACCGGCGGCCCATTTCCTGAAGCAGGCAGCGAAGCTCAACAAGGGCTCCGCGACGCCAGGCCGCGACAAGGCCGGCTCGGTCACCCGGGATCAGGTGCGCGAGATCGCCGAAGCGAAGATGAAGGATCTGAACGCCAACGACGTCGAGGCGGCGATGAAGATCATCGAAGGTTCTGCCCGATCGATGGGCCTCGAGGTTCAGGGATAAGCGTCATGGCCAAATCAGGAAAGCGTATTCGCAAGGCCCGTGAGGGCGTCGATCCGCGCACGCTGGTGGCGCTGTCGGACGCGGTGAAGATGGTCAGGGAGCGCGCCACGGCGAAGTTCGACGAGACCATCGAGGTGGCGATCAACCTGGGTGTCGACCCGCGTCATGCCGACCAGATGGTCCGCGGCGTCTGCCAGCTCCCGAACGGCACCGGTCGTTCGGTGCGTGTGGCCGTGTTCGCCAAGGGCGACAAGGCCGACGAGGCCAAGGCCGCCGGTGCCGACGTGGTCGGAGCGGAGGACTTGGTCGAGCAGGTGCAGAAGGGCGAGATCAACTTCGACCGCTGCATCGCCACGCCGGACATGATGCCGCTGGTCGGCCGTCTGGGTAAGGTCCTGGGTCCGCGCGGCCTGATGCCGAACCCGAAGGTTGGCACGGTCACGCCAGACGTTGCGTCGGCCGTCAAGGAGCAGAAGGGCGGCGCCGTCGAATTCCGTGTCGAGAAGGCCGGGATCATCCAGGCCGGCGTAGGCAAGGCGAGCTTCGGCGACGACAAGCTGATCGAGAATATCCGTGCGTTCGTCGACGCCGTGATCAAGGCCAAGCCGTCGGGCGCCAAGGGCACCTATTTCCAGCGGCTGGCCGTGTCTTCGACCATGGGGCCGGGCGTGCACGTCGAAACGTCGAGCGTGACGGCCGGCGTCTAAGGCGCGACGGCATATTAAGTTTCCGTCCGGGCGACCGGGCGGGGAGTACGGGCCTGGCGGTTCGCCGGCAGGCCCGGTACCTGTCCAAGACTGCCGGTGCTCTCGGGAAGATTTCCCGGGGGCTTAAGTCCATACGGAGCCAGCATAGACGGGAATGAACCGGACATCCGGTTCGGACCTCGTTGTCCTCGTGGACCCGACATCGGGCCGCCGGGACGGGACAGGAACGCGAGCGTCGTCCTGGAACCGTCTTCAAGCGGCACTCCCGGGCGGCAAGGACAACCCGGCGGCGGACAATCGCCGCCAGATTGGAGAGAGCAGGTGGACAGAGCTGCAAAGTCTGAGCTCGTCGCGACACTCCACGACGTGTTTCAAAACACGGGTGTGGTCGTCGTGGCCCACTACGCCGGTCTCTCGGTTTCGGAAATGACGGCTTTTCGGGGCCGCATGCGCGAGGCCGGGGGCAAGGTGAAAGTGGCCAAGAACCGCCTTGCCAAGCTCGCGCTCGAGGGAACCGAGATCGCCCATATCGGCGACCTGCTGAAGGGTCCCACCGTGATCGCCTATTCCGACGATCCGGTGGCTGCCCCGAAGGTTGCCGTCGATTTCGCCAAGACCAACCAGAAGCTGGTGATTCTTGGCGGCTCGATGGGTGCCACGGCCCTCGACCCGGAAGGCGTGAAGTCATTGGCGACGCTGCCGTCGCTCGATGAACTGAGGGCAAGGCTCGTCGGCATGATCAGTACGCCGGCGACCCGGGTTGCGCAGGTGCTCGCCGCGCCAGGCGGGCAGGTTGCGCGGGTGCTTGCGGCGCGTGCCGAACAAGGTGAGGCGGCCTGAAGGCCAACCGTTCAAACAGGTTCGAACCGAAAGGAATTGAAAAATGGCTGATCTGTCGAAGATCGTTGACGAGCTTTCCTCCCTCACCGTCCTCGAGGCGGCTGAGCTTTCGAAGATGCTCGAAGAGAAGTGGGGCGTCTCCGCGGCCGCTCCGGTTGCCGTCGCTGCTGTCGCCGGTGCCGGTGGTGGTGAAGCGGCTGCCGCCGAAGAGAAGACCGAGTTCGACGTGATCCTGGCGTCCGCTGGCGCCCAGAAGATCAACGTGATCAAGGAAGTCCGTGCCATCACGGGTCTTGGCCTGAAGGAAGCCAAGGACCTCGTCGAAGGCGCGCCGAAGCCGGTCAAGGAAGGCGCGGCCAAGGCCGAGGCCGAGGAGATCAAGGGCAAGCTCGAGGCCGCAGGCGCGACCGTCGAGCTTAAGTAAATCCTTGAGTAGACGGCGCTTTTCGGCGCTGGCTATTCGAAGGCCGCCGATGCGTTTTTTCGGTGGATCGATGTTGGGGAGGCCGCGGCTGTACGCCGCGGCCAAACCCGTCTCCGGGCGGCAGGACGCCGCCAGGATGGAAAAGAGGCATTAGAACGTCTCCCCAGATGGCCCGAGATGGGGCCCGTCAGGGGCCCTTTGGCGAGCCGTTCGGGAACGACTAAGAGGATCGACGATGGCGCAGAGCTTCACCGGCCGCAAGCGTGTTCGCAAGACTTTCGGGAAAATCCGGGAAGTCGCCGCTCTCCCCAACCTGATCGAGGTGCAGAAGGCGTCCTATGACTACTTCCTGCAGGTCGACGAGCCGGAGGGTGGTCGCGACGACAGCGGTCTGCAGGCGGTTTTCGACTCGGTTTTCCCCATCAAGGATTTTGCCGAGACCGCGCAGCTCGAATTCGTGCGCTACGAGTTCGAACCGCCGAAGTACGACGTCGACGAGTGCCGCCAGCGCGGCATGACGTTCGCCGCGCCGCTCAAGGTGACGCTGCGCCTGATCGTATTCGATGTCGACGAGGACACCGGCGCGAAGTCCGTCAAGGACATCAAGGAGCAGGACGTCTATATGGGCGACATGCCACTGATGACGGAGAACGGCACCTTCATCATCAACGGCACCGAGCGCGTCATCGTCTCGCAGATGCACCGTTCCCCGGGCGTGTTCTTCGACCACGACAAGGGCAAGACCCATTCGTCGGGCAAGCTTCTGTTCGCCGCCCGCATCATCCCCTATCGCGGCTCCTGGCTCGACATCGAGTTCGACGCCAAGGATATCGTCCATGCGCGTATCGACCGCCGGCGCAAGCTGCCGGTGACGACGCTGCTGCTGGCGCTCGGCCTCGATCCGGAAGAGATCCTGTCGACGTTCTTCAACCACATCGAGCTGACCCAGATGAAGAACGGCGGCTGGCGCCGGCCGTTCGACCCGATGAGCATGCGCGGTATGAAGGCGACGGCCGATCTCGTCGACGCCGACAGCGGCAAGGTCGTCTGGGAAGCGGGCAAGAAGCTGACCGTCCGCAAGGCGCGCGACCTGTCCGAAAAGGGCCTGAAGGCGCTGAAGATCTCCGACGAGGAGATGGTCGGCATGTACCTGGCCAACGACATGGTCAACATGCAGACCGGCGAGATCTACGCCGAGGCGGGCGACGAGATCACCGCCGATGTGCTCGTGGCGCTGGCCGAGGCCGGTGTCGATACGATCAACGTGCTCGACATCGACCACGTCAATACCGGCCCGTTCATTCGCAACACGCTGGCCGTCGACAAGAACGACACCCGCGAGGACGCGCTGTTCGATATCTACCGGGTGATGCGCCCGGGCGAGCCGCCGACGATCGAGACGGCGGAGGCGATGTTCAACTCGCTGTTCTTCGATCCGGAGCGGTACGACCTCTCCGCGGTCGGCCGCGTGAAGATGAACATCCGCCTGGAGCTGGATTGCCCCGATACGGTCCGTGTCCTGCGCAAGGAGGACATCCTGGCGGTCATCAAGACGCTGGTGGACCTGCGCGACGGCAAGGGCGAGATCGACGACATCGACAACCTCGGCAATCGCAGGGTGCGTTCGGTCGGCGAGCTGATGGAGAACCAGTACCGGATCGGCCTGCTGCGCATGGAGCGGGCGATCAAAGAGCGCATGAGCTCGGTCGAGATCGACACGGCGATGCCGCAGGATCTGATCAACGCCAAGCCGGCCGCCGCCGCGGTGCGCGAATTCTTCGGCTCCTCGCAGCTGTCGCAGTTCATGGACCAGACGAACCCGCTGTCGGAGATCACCCACAAGCGCCGCCTGTCGGCACTTGGCCCGGGCGGTCTGACGCGCGAGCGCGCCGGCTTCGAGGTGCGCGACGTGCATCCGACGCACTACGGCCGCATCTGCCCGATCGAAACGCCGGAAGGTCCGAACATCGGTCTGATCAACTCGCTGGCCACCTTTGCCCGTGTCAACAAGTACGGCTTCATCGAGGCTCCGTATCGCAAGGTGAAGGACGGCCAGGTCACCGACGAGGTCGTCTATCTGTCGGCGATGGAGGAGGCCCGCCACCACATCGGCCAGGCCAACGCCGAGCTCGACAACAAGGGCCAGTTCGTCGAGGACCTAGTGGTCTGCCGCCACGCCGGCGACGTCGTCATGGTGACGCCGGACAAGGTGGACTACATGGACGTGTCGCCGAAGCAGCTCGTTTCGGTCGCCGCGGCGCTCATTCCGTTCCTCGAGAACGACGACGCGAACCGCGCGCTCATGGGCTCGAACATGCAGCGGCAGGCTGTGCCGCTGGTCAAGGCGGAGGCGCCGCTGGTCGGCACCGGCATGGAGGCTGTCGTCGCCCATGACTCCGGTGCGGCGATCTCGGCTCGGCGTGCGGGCGTCATCGACCAGGTCGACGCTACCCGTATCGTCATCCGTGCGACGGGGGATCTCGATCCGACCAAGTCCGGCGTCGATATCTACCGTCTGATGAAGTTCCAGCGCTCCAACCAGAATACCTGCATCAACCAGCGTCCGCTGGTGCGGGTCGGTGACGTGGTGGCCAAGGGCGACATCATCGCCGACGGTCCTTCGACCGATCTGGGCGAGCTGGCTCTGGGCCGCAACGTGCTCGTCGCGTTCATGCCGTGGATGGGCTACAACTTCGAGGACTCCATTCTCTTGTCCGAGCGCGTCGTGCGCGACGACATCTTCACCTCGATCCACATCGAGGAATTCGAGGTGATGGCCCGCGACACCAAGCTCGGGCCGGAGGAGATCACGCGCGATATCCCGAACGTGTCGGAAGAGGCTCTGAAGAACCTCGACGAGGCGGGCATCGTCTATATCGGCGCCGAGGTGAACGCCGGCGACATCCTGGTCGGCAAGATCACGCCGAAAGGCGAGAGCCCGATGACGCCGGAAGAGAAGCTTCTGCGCGCCATCTTCGGTGAGAAGGCTTCGGACGTGCGCGACACCTCCCTGCGCGTGCCGCCCGGTGTGACCGGCACGATCGTCGAGGTGCGGGTGTTCAACCGCCACGGCGTCGACAAGGACGAGCGCGCGATCGCCATCGAACGCGAGGAGATCGAACGGCTCGCAAAGGACCGCGACGACGAACAGGCGATCCTCGATCGCAACGTGTTCGGTCGTCTGAGCGACATGCTGGTTGGCAAGGTCGCCGCGAGCGGACCGAAGGGCGTCAAGAAGGACACCAAGATCACCACGGACCTCCTCGGCGAGCTGCCGCGGTCGCAGTGGTGGCAGTTCGGTCTCGCCGACGAAGCGGCGATGTCCGAGGTCGAGGCTCTGCGCAAGCAGTACGACGAGTCCAAGAAGCGGCTGGAGCAGCGGTTCCTGGACAAGGTCGAGAAGCTGCAGCGCGGCGACGAGCTGCCGCCCGGCGTGATGAAGATGGTCAAGGTCTTCGTCGCCGTGAAGCGCAAGCTGCAGCCGGGCGACAAGATGGCCGGGCGCCACGGCAACAAGGGTGTCGTCAGCCGCATCATGCCGATCGAGGACATGCCGTTCCTCGACGACGGCACGCATGTCGATATCGTGCTTAACCCGCTCGGCGTGCCGAGCCGCATGAACGTCGGTCAGATCCTCGAGACGCATCTGGGTTGGGCCTGCGCGGGCCTGGGCAAACAGATTGGCCAGGCTGTCGAGGCCTATCGCCAGAGCCATGATGCCAATTCACTGAAGAGCGCGTTCACGAAGATCTATGGCAAGGACGAGACCGTCGCCTCGCTCGAGGAGGACGGTCTGGTCGAGCTCGGCGGCAACCTGAGAAACGGTGTGCCGATTGCGACGCCGGTTTTCGACGGTGCCCACGAGCCCGACATCGTCGACATGCTTGAGATGGCCGGTCTCGACGGTTCGGGGCAGGTGACGCTGTACGACGGACGTTCGGGTGAGCCGTTCGACCGCAAGGTGACTGTGGGCTACATCTACATGCTCAAGTTGCATCACCTCGTGGACGACAAGATCCACGCCCGTTCGATCGGCCCCTACAGCCTCGTGACCCAGCAGCCGCTGGGCGGCAAGGCCCAGTTCGGCGGCCAGCGTTTCGGTGAAATGGAGGTGTGGGCGCTGGAAGCGTACGGCGCTGCTTATACCTTGCAGGAAATGCTGACCGTGAAGTCGGACGACGTCGCCGGCCGCACGAAGGTTTACGAAGCCATCGTTCGCGGTGACGATACGTTCGAGGCGGGCATCCCCGAGTCGTTCAACGTGCTCGTCAAGGAAATGCGGTCGCTCGGCCTCAACGTCGAACTGATCACCAGCCGTCCGCAGGATGTTCCCGCGCCGGCCGGGCCGATGTTGCCGCCGCCGGCGGATGCCGCCGAATAACGCTCGGCATGTATCGGTCTCGCATTATTTCGAAATCTCCGCCGGTCCGGGGCGCAAGCTGCCCCGGACGGCCCAAAGGGAGCAGGACATGAACCAGGAAGTCCTCAACCTCTTCAACCCGACGGCGCCGCAGCAGACGTTCGATCAGATCCGGATCTCGCTGGCGAGCCCGGAGAAGATCAAGTCGTGGTCGTTCGGCGAGATCAAGAAGCCGGAGACGATCAACTACCGGACGTTCAAGCCGGAGCGGGACGGCCTGTTCTGCGCCCGCATCTTCGGTCCGATCAAGGATTACGAGTGCTTGTGCGGCAAGTACAAGCGCATGAAGTACAAAGGCATCATCTGCGAGAAGTGCGGCGTCGAGGTCACCCTGTCGCGGGTGCGCCGCGAGCGCATGGGCCACATCGAACTGGCCGCGCCGGTCGCGCACATCTGGTTCCTGAAGTCGCTGCCGAGCCGCATCGGCATGATCCTCGACATGACGCTCAAGGATCTCGAGCGCATCCTCTATTTCGAGAACTACGTCGTCACCGAGCCGGGCCTGACCGCGCTCAAGTACGGCCAGCTTCTCACCGAGGAGGAGTATCTCGACTTCCAGGATCAGTTCGGCGAGGACGCGTTTACCGCGCAGATCGGCGCCGAGGCGATCCGCGACATGCTGATGGCGCTCGACCTGCACAAGCTGAGCGAGGACCTGCGGCAGGAAATTGCCGAGTCTACGACGGAGCTTAAGCCCAAGAAGCTCGCAAAGCGGTTGAAGCTCATCGAGTCGTTCACCGAGTCCGGCAACCGGCCCGAATGGATGATCATGACGATCGTCCCGGTGATTCCGCCCGATCTGCGCCCGCTGGTCCCGCTTGACGGTGGCCGGTTCGCGACGTCGGACCTGAACGACCTGTACCGGCGCGTCATCAACCGGAACAACCGCCTGAAGCGCCTGATCGAGCTGCGCGCGCCCGACATCATCATCCGTAACGAGAAGCGGATGCTGCAGGAGTCCGTCGACGCGCTGTTCGACAACGGCCGGCGTGGACGCGTCATCACCGGCGCGAACAAGCGGCCGCTCAAGTCGCTCGCCGACATGTTGAAGGGCAAGCAGGGCCGTTTCCGTCAGAACCTGCTCGGCAAGCGCGTCGACTACTCGGGTCGGTCGGTGATCGTGGTCGGTCCCGAGCTGAAGCTGCATCAGTGCGGCCTGCCGAAGAAGATGGCGCTGGAGCTGTTCAAGCCGTTCATTTACTCGCGCCTGGAGGCCAAGGGCCTGTCGTCGACCGTTAAGCAGGCAAAGAAGCTGGTCGAGAAGGAGAAGCCGGAGGTCTGGGATATCCTCGACGAGGTGATCCGCGAGCACCCGGTCATGCTGAACCGCGCGCCGACGCTTCACCGGCTCGGCATCCAGGCGTTCGAGCCGACCCTCATCGAGGGCAAGGCGATCCAGCTGCATCCGCTCGTCTGCGCGGCGTTCAACGCCGACTTCGACGGCGACCAGATGGCGGTGCACGTACCGCTGTCTCTGGAAGCCCAGCTCGAAGCCCGCGTGCTGATGATGTCGACCAACAACATCCTGCACCCGGCCAACGGCTCGCCGATCATCGTGCCGTCGCAGGATATCGTGCTCGGCCTCTACTACGTGTCGCAGGAGCGCGAGAACGAACCGGGCGAGGGTATGGTATTCGCCTCGATCGGTGAGCTCGAGCACGCCCTGAACGCGAAAGCGGTGACGCTGCACGCCAAGATCAAGGGGCGCTACATCGGCGTCGACGAGGACGGCAACCCGGTGTCGAAGATCTACGACACCACGCCGGGCCGCATGCTGCTTGGGCAGCTTCTGCCGAAGAACGTGGCGGTGCCCTTCGAGGTGGTCAACAAGCTGCTCACCAAGAAGGAGATCTCCAACGCGATCGACACCGTCTACCGCCACTGCGGGCAGAAGGAGACTGTGATCTTCTGCGACCGGATCATGGCGCTCGGCTTCAAGCACGCCTGTCTTGCCGGCATTTCCTTCGGCAAGGACGACATGGTTATTCCGGACACGAAGGAAAAGCTCGTCGACGAGACCCGTCAGCTCGCCAAGGAATACGAGCAGCAGTACAACGACGGCCTCATCACGCAGGGCGAGAAGTATAACAAGGTCGTCGATGCCTGGGCGAAGTGCACCGATCGCGTCGCCGACGAAATGATGGCGCGTATCTCCGCGGTTCAGGTCGACGACAAGAACGGTCGCGAGAAGCCCATCAACTCGATCTACATGATGGCGCACTCCGGGGCGCGTGGTTCTCCGGCGCAGATGAAGCAGCTCGCTGGCATGCGCGGCCTGATGGCCAAGCCGTCGGGCGAGATCATCGAGAGCCCGATCATCTCGAACTTCAAGGAAGGCCTGTCGGTTCTCGAGTACTTCAACTCGACCCACGGCGCCCGCAAGGGACTGGCCGATACCGCGCTGAAGACGGCGAACTCGGGTTATCTGACGCGTCGCCTCGTCGACGTTGCGCAGGACTCGATCATCACCGAGTTCGATTGCGGTTCCGACAAGGGCATCTCCATGACCGCCGTCGTAGACGCCGGTGAGGTGATCGTGTCGCTCGGCCAGCGCGTGCTTGGCCGTACCGCAGTCGAGGACGTCATCGATCCGTCGACCGACGAGGTGATCGTCAAGGCCGGCGTGATTATCGAGGAGCGTCACGTCGAGGCGATCGAGGCCGCGCAGCTTCAGGAGCTGAAGATTCGCTCGGTCCTCACCTGCGAGACCCGCAATGGTGTCTGCGCGGCCTGTTATGGCCGTGACCTGGCGCGCGGAACCCCTGTCAACCAGGGCGAAGCGGTCGGCGTCATCGCGGCGCAGTCGATCGGCGAGCCGGGCACCCAGCTCACCATGCGCACGTTCCACATCGGCGGCACGGCGCAGATCGCCGAGCAGTCCTTTATCGAATCGAACTTCGACGGGACGGTTCAGCTGAAGAACCGCAACGTCGTGCGCGATTCCGAGGGCACGCTGATCGTCATGGGCCGTTCGGTGTCTCTGGTGATCGTCGACGGCGAAGGCAACGAGCGCGCCGTGCACCGGCTCAACTACGGTACGCGCCTCAGGGTCGACGACGGAGACCAGGTCCAGCGCGGCCAGCGCCTGGCCGAGTGGGATCCGTATACCCGCCCGATCATCACCGAGGTGGACGGAGTGGTCGGCTTCGAGGATCTGGTCGAAGGCGCTTCGCTTGCCGAAACCGCCGACGAGTCGACCGGTATCACCAAGCGCGTGGTCATCGACTGGCGTACGACACAGCGTGGTGCCGATCTGAAGCCGGCCCTTGTCATCAAGGACAAGGACGGCGACGTGAAGAAGCTGTCGCGCGGCGGCGATGCCCGCTACCTTCTGGCCGTCGACACCGTGATGACGGTGGAGCCCGGCGAGACGGTGAAGGCGGGTGACGTTCTGGCGCGTATCACGCTGGAAAGCGCCAAGACCCGTGACATCACGGGCGGTCTGCCGCGCGTCGCCGAACTGTTCGAGGCCAGGCGTCCGAAGGACCACGCCATCATCGCCGAAATCTCTGGCACGGTGCGTTTCGAGCGTGACTACAAGAACAAGCGCCGTATCCGCATCGACCCGACGGAGGAAGGCGATGAGGCGCGCGAGTACCTCATCCCGAAGGGCCGCCACCTGTATGTCCAGGAAGGCGACCACATCGAGAAGGGCGAGTACATCCTCGATGGCAACCCTGCGCCGCACGATATCCTCGCGATCAAGGGCGTCGAAGAGCTGGCGGCCTATCTGGTCAACGAGATCCAGGAGGTCTACCGGCTGCAGGGCGTGTCGATCAACGACAAGCATATCGAGGTGATCGTCCGGCAGATGCTGCAGAAGGTCGAAATCTCCGATCCCGGCGATTCCGACTTCCTCACGGGTGAGCAGGTCGACCAGATCGAGATGCAGGAAACCGCCGAACGGCTGGTGGAAGAGGGCAAGAAGCCGCCGGTCGGCTCGCCCGTTCTGCTCGGCATCACCAAGGCGAGCCTGCAGACCCGCAGCTTCATCTCCGCGGCGTCGTTCCAGGAAACCACCCGTGTGCTCACCGAAGCGTCGGTGCAGGGCAAGGTGGACAACCTGGAAGGCCTCAAGGAGAACGTCATCGTTGGCCGCCTGATTCCGGCGGGCACCGGTTCGGTGATGAGCAAGATGCGGCAGGTCGCGACGCATCGCGACGACCTGATCGTGGAGAGCCGCGAGCAGCAGGCCGGTATCGAGGCCGGCAGCCTGGCTGGCGAGGAAAGCGGTATCCCGGCGGAGTAAGCGCCCGGCCGCACCAGCCATTCGCGGTTCGCCGCTATAGACGAGAAAGCGGGCCGGTTCGTAAGGACCGGCCCGTTTCATATCCGGCTTTACTGGTCTTAAAGCCGCTTTCGGTTAGTATCCGCGCAGCCGACGATTGGCACGTAACAGTCGGCAAAAGGTCGGGTCATGCCATTTTCGCGTCGGATTTCGAGAGATCATTGTATCATGCAGTCGACACCCAAAAGCCGTGCACGCTCGAAGACCCTGTCCGCGGCCGTCGTCGGGCTCACCATGCTCGCCGTGACCGCGACGTCCGCGGGGGCCGAAGAAGTGGAATATCGCGGCAGCGGGTATCTCAAGAACTTCACGGCGGCCTGTGCCCCCAAGGGCTATGGCGACCCGATATTCGTCAACGCCATCTACCGGCCGCGCAGGCTCGGCACCAACGGGTCGAGCACGCGACTGTCGTTCTTCCTGCAGCCGTTCTACGCGATGAGCTACGAACTGCCGAAAGGCAGGCTCGGCGATCGATTCAAGAAGGTCGTCGGTGGCGCGACCGGGACGGCGACCGAATTCTTCAGCACACGGCCGCGCCTGCGCCTCACCGATACGAATCCGGGGCGGATCAATCTGAAGACCACTTCGCTGAGCCTGGCCGGCCAGATCGACAATTTCGATGGAATCAAGGGCTGCAGGGCCGATTTCGAGCTGGGATTGAATTACCATCCCTGAAGCTGGTGCCCGGGGCTCAATGACCGAGCGTGCGCCCGGAACGAGGAGTAGCCATGAGTCGCGAACCCGAGATCGAAGACGCCACGGTCTATATCGTGGTCGGGCGGGCGTTCCGCGAAGAGAATCAGCCGGCGCCCGGCGACGATGTCGACGAGACGGGGGCGATCGCGATCAACGTTCTCCTGACCGCGGCCGATGACGAGGAATGCCTGCAGAGGGCGCTGCAGGCCCTTGCCGGGCAGGGATTCGTCCGCGTCGAGCTCGATCGGATCGGAATCATCGAGGGCGAACCCGACGATCCGACCTTCGCCTCAGCCTACGGAAATGCCATCGACGGGCAGGTGGCCGTCATCGCATTCCATGGCTGAGTCGATTCTCCATCGGTCCGCGATTCTGATTGGATTCGATTGATTCTGGGGCTGAGGGCGGGTGGCAACCGGGACCGGCGGCTCCCCAGCCGGAATTCTGTGCAATCATATCGCCGAGAACGCGGGGTTTGCGCTAAAATTGCACGAGAACGGGGTTGACGGCTCATGGGCCCGGGCATATGTTCCGCCTCGTTTCGCGGCAGGTGGTAGGCCCGTTTCGTTCGGCTCGACACGAGCTGGACCTTTAACGCCTAAACACTGACGCTCGTCATAGGACGAACAACAGCGAAGCAAGATCGGGTCCGTTAAGGGTGCGATCCTCTGCATGTTGAGGCT includes:
- the secE gene encoding preprotein translocase subunit SecE, with amino-acid sequence MAKTNPFEFIQQVRAEGRKVTWPSRRETMITTVMVFIMVTLASLFFLAADQILAFGVGFLLGTS
- the nusG gene encoding transcription termination/antitermination protein NusG, which translates into the protein MAMRWYIVHTYSNFEKKVAEAIREKAEATGLAERFEEILVPTEKVVEVRRGRKIDTERKFFPGYVLVRMDMTDDAYHLIKNTPKVTGFLGADNKPTPISDAEAQRIVQQVQEGIERPKPSVHFDIGEQVRVADGPFASFNGVVEEVDEERARLKVAVSIFGRATPVELEYGQVEKL
- the rplK gene encoding 50S ribosomal protein L11, translating into MAKKIIGYLKLQVPAGAATPSPPIGPALGQRGLNIMEFCKAFNAHTQEMEKGAPCPTVITIYQDKSFTFEVKTPPAAHFLKQAAKLNKGSATPGRDKAGSVTRDQVREIAEAKMKDLNANDVEAAMKIIEGSARSMGLEVQG
- the rplA gene encoding 50S ribosomal protein L1; protein product: MAKSGKRIRKAREGVDPRTLVALSDAVKMVRERATAKFDETIEVAINLGVDPRHADQMVRGVCQLPNGTGRSVRVAVFAKGDKADEAKAAGADVVGAEDLVEQVQKGEINFDRCIATPDMMPLVGRLGKVLGPRGLMPNPKVGTVTPDVASAVKEQKGGAVEFRVEKAGIIQAGVGKASFGDDKLIENIRAFVDAVIKAKPSGAKGTYFQRLAVSSTMGPGVHVETSSVTAGV
- the rplJ gene encoding 50S ribosomal protein L10, whose translation is MDRAAKSELVATLHDVFQNTGVVVVAHYAGLSVSEMTAFRGRMREAGGKVKVAKNRLAKLALEGTEIAHIGDLLKGPTVIAYSDDPVAAPKVAVDFAKTNQKLVILGGSMGATALDPEGVKSLATLPSLDELRARLVGMISTPATRVAQVLAAPGGQVARVLAARAEQGEAA
- the rplL gene encoding 50S ribosomal protein L7/L12 — encoded protein: MADLSKIVDELSSLTVLEAAELSKMLEEKWGVSAAAPVAVAAVAGAGGGEAAAAEEKTEFDVILASAGAQKINVIKEVRAITGLGLKEAKDLVEGAPKPVKEGAAKAEAEEIKGKLEAAGATVELK